One genomic segment of Paenibacillus sp. FSL H8-0332 includes these proteins:
- the bshB2 gene encoding bacillithiol biosynthesis deacetylase BshB2 — protein MNDTQTTEHKRILVVFPHPDDEAFGAAGTIAKYIEQGAEVTYACLTLGEMGRNMGIPPFANRVTLPEIRKEELRASCRAIGIQDLRMLGFHDKMIEFDDPRLLEDTMLSLLRELTPSLVITFYPGYSVHPDHDATGAAVIRAVHRLPAADRPVVHCLAFAIGHEEHIGLPDVHVDVTAFLDKKMASIQAHRSQFQAAELVGNQVLTAEEIQLRFGQEAFWTYPMNTQH, from the coding sequence ATGAACGATACACAGACTACAGAACACAAGCGCATACTGGTGGTGTTCCCGCATCCTGACGATGAGGCTTTTGGAGCGGCTGGCACTATTGCGAAGTATATTGAGCAAGGTGCAGAAGTGACCTATGCCTGCCTGACGCTGGGGGAAATGGGGCGCAATATGGGGATTCCGCCGTTTGCCAATCGGGTGACGCTGCCAGAGATCCGCAAGGAAGAACTGCGAGCGTCCTGCCGGGCCATCGGCATACAAGACTTAAGAATGCTGGGCTTCCACGATAAAATGATTGAGTTCGACGACCCGCGCCTGCTGGAGGATACGATGCTGTCTTTACTCCGGGAGCTGACTCCGTCCCTCGTGATTACGTTCTATCCCGGCTACAGCGTGCATCCTGATCACGATGCTACCGGAGCAGCGGTTATCCGGGCGGTTCACCGCCTGCCTGCCGCTGACCGGCCGGTGGTTCACTGCTTGGCATTCGCCATTGGCCATGAGGAGCACATTGGCCTCCCGGATGTGCATGTCGATGTCACCGCATTCCTGGACAAGAAGATGGCCTCTATCCAGGCACACCGTTCGCAATTTCAGGCGGCGGAGCTGGTCGGCAATCAGGTGCTGACGGCCGAGGAGATTCAGCTCCGCTTCGGACAGGAAGCCTTCTGGACCTACCCCATGAACACACAACACTAA